One Xiphophorus couchianus chromosome 1, X_couchianus-1.0, whole genome shotgun sequence genomic region harbors:
- the ngfa gene encoding neurotrophin-7 produces MRSSLLVLLLLIGVQAVLNMGGGLARNPGAANHSAGQQETAAARGQLSQDQTSYQQHRTTHHRTKRTQSAASNMQNRTPVIGPSPAGSSPDPSSPVVDPKLFSKRHYRPSPRVVFSEVIPSHDVLDGEGYDFERVRGLRVRRKAVSHTMHRGEYSVCDSINTWVNKTRATDMSGNEVTVLSHVTVNNKVKKQLFYETTCRSPTHRSSGIVIGGRSGGRGGKQGSKTGNSGCRGIDSRYWNSHCTNTDIYVSALTVFKEQTAWRFIRINAACVCVLSRNSWSRRPGH; encoded by the coding sequence ATGAGGTCATCACTACTGGTTCTGCTCCTCCTGATCGGCGTCCAGGCTGTACTGAACATGGGAGGTGGTTTGGCCCGGAACCCTggagcagccaatcacagcgcAGGGCAACAGGAGACGGCAGCAGCCAGGGGACAGCTTTCTCAGGACCAAACTTCATATCAGCAACACAGGACCACCCATCATAGAACCAAGAGGACACAGAGTGCAGCCTCAAACATGCAGAACAGAACCCCTGTCATTGGACCCTCTCCAGCAGGTTCCTCTCCAGATCCCTCCAGCCCAGTGGTGGACCCAAAGCTCTTCTCTAAGAGACATTATCGCCCCTCACCTCGTGTTGTCTTTAGCGAGGTAATCCCTTCGCATGACGTTCTGGATGGTGAGGGTTATGACTTTGAAAGGGTGAGGGGGCTGAGGGTAAGGCGCAAAGCAGTATCACACACCATGCATCGAGGAGAGTACTCTGTGTGTGACAGTATAAATACCTGGGTGAACAAGACACGAGCCACAGACATGTCTGGAAATGAAGTGACAGTACTCTCCCACGTTACAGTCAACAACAAGGTAAAGAAACAGCTTTTTTATGAGACCACCTGTAGATCCCCGACGCACAGGAGTTCTGGAATCGTAATCGGGGGACGATCTGGAGGACGAGGTGGAAAGCAAGGCTCCAAGACAGGCAACTCGGGTTGTCGAGGCATTGACAGCCGCTACTGGAACTCCCACTGCACCAACACAGACATATATGTAAGCGCTCTGACCGTCTTCAAGGAACAGACAGCCTGGCGTTTCATCCGCATCAAcgctgcatgtgtgtgtgttctcagcCGGAATTCTTGGTCAAGAAGACCGGGACACTGA